Below is a window of uncultured Cohaesibacter sp. DNA.
CGCAAACGAATCATTGCGGAGGATGGGTAGAGAAAATTACCTATAAATCTGTTCCGGTCTTTAATAAGGCTTTCGCCCGTGGGGAACAATGCCTGAATTGTCAAGAAAGCTGACGCAAGGAAAAGGGTCAGATCCGTAAGATGGAAAGATCACGGCTCCCAGAGAATGCGCTGCAAGGTTGCCCCTTGCAATTCCTTGGCATCGGGCAGGCGATCAAATGGGCCGCGATATTCCGAAATCGCAAATACCAGCAACACCTTTTCGGTGTTTGCCGCCTTGCAAATGGCCATGCCGCGCCAGAGATTCTTGCCAACCCGGCAGGCTCTTCTGGGCAAGCGGGCCTGAGCAAAGGTCATGCCAAGGCGCTCGCCATTGGGGCCGGCAACCGCATCGCCGACGCCATGCACGGTGCCGATCTTGCCATTGGTGCCCTTGAAAATCTGCACCATCTGCATTCCATCGCGAAAGGCCGCATAAGTCCATTGGGTGTCATTCTCGCCAGCCGTCTGGATCGTTTCGATGGTAAAACCGGGCAGAGCAGCCCCGATCGATTTCGGTCCATAGCCTGTTTCCGGGGTCAGACCACTGATACCAGCATCGGTTACAGCAAGAAGGGCGCGCGGAGGAGGGGCTCCGGCGGAATCGGTCATGGACCCCATGGTGCCCATTGGCACGCTGCAACCGACAAGGGCTGCAAGAATGGCAAGGCCTGAGAGAGAACGCAAAATTGGTTTGAGCAATTTGGTGTGCATCAAAGATACCGCTTTAAGAGTGATGGAGCGATAGAACTCCCGGCGGGCGGCAGAAAACAACCCGTGGAATGCATAGCAGATTCGACAGCAAAGGCCAGTTGGCGAAGCCAAATAACCTTTAGCCCTTTGGGGGAACCGGATCACAGTAGCAGCTAAGACATTTCGGTAAAAGTGTATATGTGTGAGCAAATCGTTCAAGTGCCCTGTATGGTGTAGTTTTCCAGCCCAAATGCGCCTTTTTGTCTTCTCGCAGTCTTGCCGGATTCCGCTTTCCTGCCGAGCTGAGCAACGTGGCTAAGTCTACATGAAGGCATTAGTTGGGCAATATCGAAATATATCAAAAAGGGCCGCGAAAAGTCAGAGACTTGCAAGCAGTCCGGATTGCCGCTCTCAAGGCATTCCCGAAGGCAACGCGGCCCCGCAAGCTTCAAGCTTCGGGGCCGCAAGGTGAGGAGGTTTAATCTGCCAGAGCTGCCAATACGCGTACCCAGGAGCGGATGCCCTTATGGTAGCTCTCCAGATTGTATTTCTCGTTGGGCGAATGGATATTGTCGCTTTCAAGCGCATAGCCGATGAGCATCGAATCCATGCCCAGAATATCCTTGAATTCGCCGACAATCGGAATGGAGCCACCCATGCCCATCATGATGGTATCCTTGCCCCATTCATCCTTGAGGGCGGCCGCGCCTTTCTGAAGGGGCGGGAAATCGGCAGACAGGCTGTGGCCGGGAGAAGAACCATGCTCGATATAGCTGACAGAGCAGTCTGCCGGAAGACGCGCTTCGACAAAGGCCCGCAGGTTTTTGCGAATGGCTTCAGGATCCTGTTTGCCAACCAGACGGCAGGAGATCTTGGCTGAGGCCTGTGAGGCAATCACGGTTTTGAAGCCGGAACCGGTATAGCCGCCCGTGATGCCGTTGAATTCGCAGGTCGGTCGCGCATTGAGCTGTTCGTAAATGCTATAACCTGTCTCGCCAGCCGGAATGGAAAGGCCGACATCCTTGAGAAATTCCTCATCGTCAAATGGCAGCGCATCCCACTGGGCTTTCACCTCGGGTGCCAACTCTTCCACGCCATCATAGAAGTCCGGAATCTGAACCCTGCCATTGTCGTCATGCAGATCGGCGAGGATGCGGGAAAGAACTCTGATCGGGTTTGCTGCCGGGCCACCATAAGCCCCCGAATGCAGATCGCGATTGGCAGCGGTGATGGTGATTTCCTCGCCCATCAGGCCGCGCAGCATCGTGGTGATTGCCGGTGTCTGGGCATCAAACATGGTGGTGTCGCAAACCAGCGCCAGATCCTTGGAGAGTTCTTCCTTGTGGGCATTGAGGAATGGCAGCAGACTGGGTGAGCCGCTTTCCTCTTCGCCTTCAAACAGAATGGAAACGGCAATCGGCAGTGCGCCATTGACTTCCTTATAGGCGCGACAGGCTTCAACAAAGGTCAGCATCTGGCCCTTGTCGTCTGAAGACCCGCGCCCGAAAATCATTTTGACGCCGTCTTTCTCAAACAGTTTGGCTTCAAACGGATCGGCATCCCAGAGTGCGAGCGGGTCAACCGGCTGCACATCATAATGGGCATAAAAGAGCACATGAGGGCCCGGTTTGGGGGATTTGTCACTGTCATGGCCAACGACCATCGGATGGCCCGGCGTTTCATGAACCCTTGCTTCAATGCCAATGCTGTTCAGCTCATTGGCAATCCATTCCGCCGCTTTCTTGCATTCCTCTTTATAGGCAGGATCGGTGGAAATGGATTTGAAACCGACCAGTGTGAAAAGGCGTTTAAGGGAATCGTCGAAATTGGCGTCGACCTGCGCCAGAACTGAATCAAGCTTTGTCATGAAATAACCTTATCGGAACGGAAGGACCATGCGCGGCTGCGCATTGTTATTGTCAGGAACGCTACCAGCTTACGAAAGGTGACGCCAGCCTTGGGCAAATATCTTTCACAAGTGTTCTGGTAACAAGCCTGAGCCGCGTTGTGGGGAGGGGGCTTATGCGGCTGACAATTCGCTCAAGCCCGCAAATGGCTTTGAGATGGCGTCAGAGAAAAACGACTTCTTCAT
It encodes the following:
- a CDS encoding M20/M25/M40 family metallo-hydrolase, with amino-acid sequence MTKLDSVLAQVDANFDDSLKRLFTLVGFKSISTDPAYKEECKKAAEWIANELNSIGIEARVHETPGHPMVVGHDSDKSPKPGPHVLFYAHYDVQPVDPLALWDADPFEAKLFEKDGVKMIFGRGSSDDKGQMLTFVEACRAYKEVNGALPIAVSILFEGEEESGSPSLLPFLNAHKEELSKDLALVCDTTMFDAQTPAITTMLRGLMGEEITITAANRDLHSGAYGGPAANPIRVLSRILADLHDDNGRVQIPDFYDGVEELAPEVKAQWDALPFDDEEFLKDVGLSIPAGETGYSIYEQLNARPTCEFNGITGGYTGSGFKTVIASQASAKISCRLVGKQDPEAIRKNLRAFVEARLPADCSVSYIEHGSSPGHSLSADFPPLQKGAAALKDEWGKDTIMMGMGGSIPIVGEFKDILGMDSMLIGYALESDNIHSPNEKYNLESYHKGIRSWVRVLAALAD
- a CDS encoding DUF1131 family protein, which gives rise to MHTKLLKPILRSLSGLAILAALVGCSVPMGTMGSMTDSAGAPPPRALLAVTDAGISGLTPETGYGPKSIGAALPGFTIETIQTAGENDTQWTYAAFRDGMQMVQIFKGTNGKIGTVHGVGDAVAGPNGERLGMTFAQARLPRRACRVGKNLWRGMAICKAANTEKVLLVFAISEYRGPFDRLPDAKELQGATLQRILWEP